A genomic window from Sporosarcina sp. Marseille-Q4063 includes:
- the lpdA gene encoding dihydrolipoyl dehydrogenase yields MVVGDFPIEVETLVVGSGPGGYVAAIRASQLGQKVTIVERENLGGVCLNVGCIPSKALISVGHRYVQAKNSEQMGISAEVNLDFSKVQEFKDGVVTRLTGGVNGLMKGNKIDVVQGEAYFVDENTVRIISGESAQTYKFKNAIVATGSRPVEIPSFKFSERVLSSTGALSLKELPKKLVVIGGGYIGTELGSAYANLGSEVTIIEGANDILAGFEKQMTQMVKKGLKKKGVEIVTKASAKGVEETDSGVTVTYEAGGEEKTVEADYVLVTVGRRPNTDEMGLETTGINISERGLIEVDKQCRTNVPSIYAIGDVVPGLQLAHKASYEAKIAAEAISGMKSEVDYLAIPAVCFTDPELATVGLNEQQAKDEGYEVSSGKFPYAANGRAIALDATDGFVKLVARKEDGLLLGAQIVGENASDMISELALAIEAGMTVEDIAMTIHAHPTLAEITMEAAEVLLGKPIHMM; encoded by the coding sequence ATGGTAGTAGGAGATTTCCCGATTGAAGTAGAAACACTCGTTGTTGGTTCAGGACCAGGAGGATATGTTGCAGCAATTCGTGCATCACAACTTGGTCAAAAAGTAACAATTGTTGAGAGAGAAAACCTAGGTGGCGTATGCTTGAACGTTGGGTGTATCCCATCAAAAGCACTAATTTCTGTTGGACATCGTTATGTACAGGCGAAAAATTCTGAGCAAATGGGAATTTCTGCAGAAGTTAATCTTGATTTTTCAAAAGTTCAAGAGTTTAAAGACGGCGTTGTTACTCGCTTAACAGGCGGCGTTAATGGACTTATGAAAGGCAATAAAATTGACGTAGTTCAAGGAGAAGCTTACTTCGTTGATGAGAACACAGTTCGTATCATCAGCGGCGAGTCAGCTCAAACATACAAATTTAAAAATGCGATTGTCGCAACGGGCTCACGTCCAGTTGAAATCCCATCATTTAAGTTCTCAGAACGCGTACTTAGCTCGACAGGCGCGCTAAGTCTTAAAGAATTGCCTAAAAAATTAGTTGTTATCGGTGGAGGATACATCGGAACTGAACTTGGTTCTGCTTATGCGAACCTTGGATCTGAAGTAACGATTATTGAAGGCGCTAATGACATTTTGGCGGGCTTTGAAAAACAAATGACGCAAATGGTTAAAAAAGGTTTGAAGAAAAAAGGCGTTGAAATTGTAACAAAAGCATCAGCTAAAGGTGTAGAGGAAACTGATTCTGGTGTAACAGTTACATACGAAGCAGGCGGCGAGGAAAAAACTGTCGAAGCTGACTATGTGCTTGTTACTGTAGGTCGTCGTCCGAATACAGACGAAATGGGCCTTGAAACAACTGGTATCAACATCAGCGAACGTGGTCTTATTGAGGTTGACAAACAGTGCCGCACGAACGTTCCATCAATCTATGCGATTGGTGACGTCGTACCTGGACTTCAACTTGCGCATAAAGCATCTTATGAAGCGAAAATTGCTGCTGAAGCAATCTCAGGAATGAAATCTGAAGTTGATTACCTAGCAATTCCAGCTGTTTGCTTTACGGATCCTGAACTTGCGACTGTTGGTTTAAACGAACAGCAGGCAAAAGATGAAGGATATGAAGTATCAAGCGGAAAATTCCCATATGCAGCGAACGGACGTGCAATCGCACTAGACGCTACAGACGGGTTTGTAAAACTTGTTGCGCGTAAAGAAGACGGGTTGCTACTCGGTGCACAAATCGTTGGAGAAAATGCGTCAGATATGATTTCTGAACTTGCGCTAGCAATCGAAGCAGGAATGACTGTGGAAGATATCGCAATGACGATTCATGCACACCCAACATTAGCTGAAATTACGATGGAAGCTGCTGAAGTGTTATTGGGTAAACCAATTCATATGATGTAA
- a CDS encoding polysaccharide deacetylase family protein, whose translation MKKQLVYIIATLVLLLSACAEDGEKETTFKEKEDPATTENETDDENAVNDEESEEVETEDESEETAEEVAEKLYELGAAWYFKPIGEANPKAVLLTIDDAPDKRSLDMAKTLKELNAPAIFFVNGHFIETDEEKAVLKEIHDMGFAIGNHTNTHANLRQISEAEQEEEIITVSDTVEEVIGERPKFFRAPFGQNSDFSRELVKNDGMLLMNWSYGYDWEKQYMEAGPLADIMVNNEFLRDGANLLMHDREWTADALKDIVEGLRAKGYDLIDPATIQGVEQ comes from the coding sequence ATGAAAAAACAACTAGTATACATAATTGCTACACTCGTACTCTTGCTTTCTGCTTGTGCTGAGGATGGTGAAAAAGAGACGACTTTTAAAGAAAAAGAAGACCCGGCTACAACTGAAAATGAAACTGACGATGAAAACGCCGTTAATGACGAGGAATCTGAAGAAGTTGAGACGGAAGATGAATCAGAAGAAACTGCGGAAGAAGTAGCGGAAAAACTTTATGAATTGGGTGCAGCCTGGTATTTCAAGCCTATCGGAGAAGCAAACCCGAAAGCAGTCCTTTTGACGATTGATGATGCGCCAGATAAACGATCACTGGATATGGCAAAAACATTAAAAGAATTAAATGCGCCGGCAATCTTTTTCGTCAATGGACATTTCATCGAAACTGATGAAGAAAAGGCTGTTTTAAAAGAAATCCATGATATGGGCTTCGCAATTGGAAATCATACGAATACACATGCGAATCTACGGCAAATTTCGGAGGCTGAACAAGAGGAAGAAATCATCACCGTAAGTGATACGGTCGAGGAAGTAATTGGAGAACGGCCGAAATTTTTCCGCGCACCATTTGGACAGAATTCTGATTTCAGCAGAGAACTCGTTAAAAATGATGGCATGCTTCTGATGAATTGGTCATACGGTTATGATTGGGAGAAACAGTATATGGAGGCCGGACCGTTAGCTGATATTATGGTGAATAATGAATTTTTGCGCGATGGCGCGAATTTATTGATGCATGATCGGGAATGGACTGCAGATGCTTTAAAAGATATTGTTGAAGGTCTGCGTGCAAAAGGTTACGATTTAATCGATCCAGCAACAATTCAAGGTGTCGAACAGTAA
- a CDS encoding nitronate monooxygenase family protein has protein sequence MQWKTRVTELLDIKYPIIQGGLAYLAYADLCAAVSNAGGLGQITAMSLDSPEALRDEIRKAKTMTDKSFGVNFAIGQHGRPYSHMIDVALEEGVKVMSVTGGNPTPFFEQLKGTDVKKLVLVAAKRQAMKAEELGADAVMVVGHEGGGHLGRDDVGTMVLTPQVVDAVSIPVIASGGIGDGRGWMAAHALGAEGIEMGTRFIATRECVHASQPYLDALLNSSETGTTVIKRTLGTPARALTGPWTEKIIDLEAKNANYEMLKDYISGKANQKFIHDGDVESGYGWAGQVSGLITDVPTVEELFERMVKEAEEIRNGWNFNN, from the coding sequence ATGCAGTGGAAGACGAGAGTGACGGAATTACTTGACATTAAATACCCAATTATTCAGGGCGGGCTCGCTTATTTGGCGTATGCCGATTTATGCGCGGCTGTATCAAATGCAGGGGGACTTGGACAGATTACAGCTATGAGCTTGGATTCGCCCGAGGCGCTGCGCGATGAGATCAGAAAAGCGAAGACGATGACGGATAAGTCATTTGGTGTCAATTTTGCGATTGGACAACATGGTCGTCCTTATTCGCATATGATCGACGTGGCATTAGAGGAAGGCGTGAAAGTTATGTCGGTCACTGGAGGAAATCCAACACCATTTTTTGAGCAATTAAAAGGGACAGATGTGAAAAAGTTAGTTCTTGTCGCAGCAAAACGTCAGGCGATGAAGGCGGAAGAGTTGGGCGCCGATGCTGTTATGGTTGTCGGCCATGAAGGCGGCGGACATCTTGGACGAGATGATGTTGGAACGATGGTACTGACACCTCAAGTTGTCGACGCTGTTTCGATTCCAGTCATTGCATCTGGCGGAATCGGTGATGGTCGTGGTTGGATGGCAGCGCACGCACTCGGCGCTGAGGGTATTGAGATGGGAACACGGTTTATCGCGACGAGAGAATGTGTCCACGCATCACAGCCGTACTTGGATGCTCTGTTAAATAGTAGTGAAACAGGTACGACAGTCATAAAACGAACGCTAGGGACTCCTGCGCGAGCATTAACAGGACCTTGGACAGAGAAAATTATTGATTTGGAAGCAAAGAATGCGAATTATGAAATGCTAAAAGATTATATTAGCGGTAAAGCAAATCAAAAATTCATTCATGACGGTGATGTAGAAAGCGGCTATGGTTGGGCTGGTCAAGTATCGGGTTTAATTACAGATGTGCCAACTGTGGAAGAGTTATTTGAACGAATGGTTAAGGAAGCTGAAGAAATTAGAAACGGTTGGAACTTTAATAATTGA